One stretch of Labrus bergylta chromosome 24, fLabBer1.1, whole genome shotgun sequence DNA includes these proteins:
- the f7i gene encoding coagulation factor VIIi, whose protein sequence is MCLRSCCSVWILLTGIAAAAVFVEKHEANTVLQRWRRANSGFLEELQSGNLERECVEEVCDYEEAREVFEDDDKTKKFWLTYESRDPCLENPCLNHGSCVYMGTTYQCFCPDGFGGQYCEKAVEDLLKCVYQNGGCEHFCDGSGERHKCFCADGYQLGADGRQCVAQDEFPCGRVAPQEADLNQGVQDLTRQVGTDHCPRGECPWQVLVQLNGNSHCGGVLINRDWVITAAHCIHGNNPQNLTVVAGEHNLDVEEGTEQSIPVSMAIAHEGYIHATADSDIALLRLSRPATLNRHVVPVCLPTKTLAQRELQPTRYHKVSGWGLRITGGNGEKDSVNTAAVSPILRKFTVPMIPISQCSPGSAQFNFSNNLLCAGYMEIDHLSCHGDDGSPLVTPYSSTHFLTGVVAWGRGCSPKGIYGVYTNMANYVDWVEGIMKDPPTALTANEKTALDLLEQKHI, encoded by the exons atgtgtctgaGGAGCTGCTGCAGCGTCTGGATCCTGCTGACAGGCATCGCTGCTGCTGCAG TGTTTGTGGAGAAGCACGAGGCCAACACGGTGCTGCAAAGATGGCGGCGGGCGAACAGCGGCTTCCTGGAGGAGCTGCAAAGTGGAAACCTGGAGAGAGAGTGCGTCGAGGAGGTGTGCGACTACGAGGAGGCGCGGGAAGTTTTCGAGGATGATGACAAGACG AAAAAGTTCTGGCTGACGTACGAAA gTCGTGACCCCTGCCTGGAGAACCCGTGTCTTAACCATGGCTCATGTGTCTACATGGGGACAACCTACCAGTGTTTCTGTCCCGACGGGTTCGGAGGGCAGTACTGCGAGAaag cCGTGGAGGACTTACTGAAGTGTGTTTATCAGAACGGCGGCTGTGAGCATTTCTGCGACGGTTCAGGAGAACGCCACAAATGTTTCTGTGCAGACGGATACCAGCTGGGAGCAGACGGGCGCCAGTGTGTCGCTCAGG ACGAGTTTCCATGTGGTCGTGTGGCTCCACAGGAAGCAGACCTGAACCAGGGGGTGCAGGATCTGACCCGGCAGGTGGGGACAGACCACTGTCCCAGAGGAGAGTGTCCCTGGCAG GTTCTGGTTCAGTTAAACGGAAACAGTCACTGCGGAGGAGTTCTGATCAATCGGGATTGGGTCATAACCGCTGCCCACTGTATCCATGGCAACAACCCCCAAAACCTCACTGTGGTGGCAG GGGAACACAACTTGGACGTAGAGGAGGGCACAGAACAGAGTATACCTGTTTCCATGGCGATCGCCCATGAAGGCTACATCCATGCGACGGCCGACAGCGACATCGCTTTACTGCGCCTGAGTCGACCCGCCACCTTGAACCGCCATGTTGTCCCCGTCTGCCTGCCGACTAAAACCCTGGCACAGCGCGAGCTCCAGCCGACCCGTTACCACAAAGTGTCGGGGTGGGGCCTGAGGATCACCGGGGGCAACGGGGAGAAAGATTCGGTCAACACCGCCGCGGTCTCCCCCATCCTCCGTAAATTTACCGTCCCCATGATCCCGATCTCCCAGTGCTCCCCCGGCTCCGCCCAGTTCAACTTCAGCAACAACTTGCTGTGCGCGGGGTACATGGAGATTGACCACCTGAGTTGCCATGGAGACGACGGCAGCCCATTGGTCACGCCCTACAGCTCCACCCACTTCCTGACAGGTGTGGTGGCCTGGGGGCGGGGCTGTTCCCCAAAGGGGATTTATGGGGTTTACACCAACATGGCCAACTATGTGGACTGGGTGGAGGGCATCATGAAAGACCCGCCCACTGCATTGACAGCCAATGAGAAGACAGCTTTAGACCTGCtggaacagaaacacatttaa